Genomic window (Culex pipiens pallens isolate TS chromosome 3, TS_CPP_V2, whole genome shotgun sequence):
TGTAGCGCATGTGGGAGAAGGAAACGGAGTTGTACAGCGGCACCCACGTATTGGGCATCAGCCAGAACAGCAGCTCGTCCAGCTTCTTGCGCAGCAGGTACGATCGCTTCGTTACGAGGTCGCGcatcttttagagaaaaaaataagttttatcagCAATTTGATGTGGTTGATCTGGACGAGTCTTCCTACCTCGATGTAGTTGTACATGGCCAAATCGCAGATCGCGTGGGCGTCCTCCCACCGAGTTTCGCTAAACTCCTTCAGGATCTGATCAACGTCCGATCCGTGCTTGTTGAACAGCTGTGACAGCACGGTACAATCCTCGAAGCCAGCGTTCATGCCCTGCCCGTAGAACGGAACCATGGCGTGTGCCGCATCCCCGATGATCAGTGCCTTCCCTCCCACATTGTACGGTTTGCACTTGATCATGACCAGCGTCTGGGGGGCGATCTTGAAGAAATCCTTGATCAACCGTTCGCGCCCAATCAGGTCGATCGCGTCCGGGAAGTGCTGCCGGAAGAACGCCAGCAGGTCCGACTCGCACTTAATACTGTAAAAGTTGGTGAACGGCATGAACAGCGTCACGGTCCAGGTGCGGTCCTGGTTGGGCAGGGCGATCATCATGAACTTGCCGCGGGGCCAGATGTGCAGGTAGTTGTGGGGCATCGCAAACTGTCCATCCTTGGTCGGTGGAATGCACAGCTCCAGGTAGCCGTGCTCGATGTACGTCTGGCTGAAGTCGTACCCCGGACGTTTGATGACCTCCTTGCGGACCGCACTGTACGCTCCGTCGCAGCCCACGATCAGATCGGCCTGTTTTTCCGTGGTTTCTTTGGTCAGGGGACTGTTAGAAGGGGAACAGATGTAgcattcgattttttaaaaatcataatgaacATTTCCAAGAATTGAATTTGATTATATTTCAGGTTGAGaccagaaaatatttttgtcaatttgactTAAATTCTTTCTTGGAAAAGTCCTCATGAGAAATTCATGCAAAATCCCTCAACCTATTTACAAATGTTGTCTTATCATCGCGAAAACTCACTCGACAAATCGTAGGCTTCCCTCGTCCAAATTGGCCTGCTGCAGCTTGTGGTTGAAGTGAAGGTGAATGTTGGGGTACTTTTCGGCGgctgaaaaaaagaaacacaaaaacgTCCTCAGTGAAGCATCGCAGCTCCCACAACAATGTTGCCCGACTTGCCGGCAGACCAGCCGGCCAGGCTTAACCCACGTGGGAAGCCGTACACACGCACCATTCCGGCCAGAACAAACCTCACGTAACTTCACGGAACCACCAGCCGGTAACCGATAGGTTTCGAATTTCCAACAACGCTACTCACCGTTCAGCAGAACCTCGTTCAGATGCTTACGGCCGACCGAGTAGATGCACTGGTTCGTGTTGGCATCGTACGGCACAACTTTGCAGTTCCCTTTGAGATCGTGTAACATGCGGCCCCGCATCGGAATGCCGTGGCTCAGCAGGGCCTCCTCGAGGCCCACCTCGGCCAGCGCCTTGCGGCCTCGTGCCGACAGCGCCAGGTTGATGCTCCTGCCGACGACCAGCTCGGCGGTGCGGATGTCTGACGACAAGTAAACGCAAATGAACACATTTCTCGTAATTGACTTTGACAGTCGGACTGAACGACTAGTGGCTACCGATGGCGATTTTTATGTTACCGTACCTTCTCTGTACTCGAACAGGTCCACCTCATGGCCCTTTTTGCCAAGATGCAGTGCCAGCAGGGAGCCAACCTGAGtggatttaatttattttagtaTGTAACAATTAatacgttttgaaaaaaagtagaatgatctttctggttttggcgagcagtcttgtcgaaaaagaaaaacagattttctctACTTCACCGACGTTTCGGCCTTTATTTTGAGGCCTTCTTCAGGAGGTTTACTAAAAATGTCAAGCTTTTacaatttgtgtgtgtttggt
Coding sequences:
- the LOC120412382 gene encoding kynurenine 3-monooxygenase — translated: MSTKQYPRTNTNGLPAENLNVAVVGGGLVGSLLALHLGKKGHEVDLFEYREDIRTAELVVGRSINLALSARGRKALAEVGLEEALLSHGIPMRGRMLHDLKGNCKVVPYDANTNQCIYSVGRKHLNEVLLNAAEKYPNIHLHFNHKLQQANLDEGSLRFVDPLTKETTEKQADLIVGCDGAYSAVRKEVIKRPGYDFSQTYIEHGYLELCIPPTKDGQFAMPHNYLHIWPRGKFMMIALPNQDRTWTVTLFMPFTNFYSIKCESDLLAFFRQHFPDAIDLIGRERLIKDFFKIAPQTLVMIKCKPYNVGGKALIIGDAAHAMVPFYGQGMNAGFEDCTVLSQLFNKHGSDVDQILKEFSETRWEDAHAICDLAMYNYIEMRDLVTKRSYLLRKKLDELLFWLMPNTWVPLYNSVSFSHMRYSKCIANRKWQDKILTRVLYCSSVAAVGAAGIFAYRFSSTAQFEQLSSAVLKWIKF